From the Paenibacillus tianjinensis genome, the window TGTTCAGAACGAAAAAAAGCAGACCGTCACCTGCTGAGGACGATGTGCCATCTTTCATGTGATATATTAGCCTATGAAGGGTTACGGCCGTATTTGTTTGTCCAGCAGCAAATTTCTAAAAATAATAGCAAGTTTTCCGGGTAAGGGGCGCTTGCTTCTAGTAATAATCTTGCCTGAACCTGGCGAGTCGTCTGCGTTCCAGCAGCTGGTGCGGCTCAGGATATTGAATTCTGCTCATCGCTTCCAGCTCTGCCTGGGAAATATCTTTCTTAATTACAGTGAAATGATACATAATTTCATGCACTACATTCGCTTGAAGGGTCTTAAGCACGTCCAGCTCTTCTGTTTCGTATAGTGACTGGTCAAACGGATACTGATAGAATAGCTCCATCCGGAGCAGTCTGAAATCAAACGGCGGAGGCGGCACCGGATAGTCGGGAACCACCGGAGAGAGCGGGCTGCACGAGGGCTGAAAGAAGCTTCCGGTGAGATAGCGGGGCGTATATTCATCAAACTTCTGCTTAAAAAAAGGATTGGAGCTATGGGGATAGCTGTGCGCATAAGGAGCGAGGATACAGACTACAGCTTTATGAGTGCTGATCCGGTAAATCTCCGCCATTACCGCTATTAAATCATTCACATACGGCAGCACACGGCTGGCCATGACGAATTCGGCGGTGTTGTCCGGCAGCGGTATTTCTTCATTAATATCACAGATAATATCCACTCCGGGGTAAGCAACCCGGTCGATTCCCAGGTAACCTGATTCTTTGCTGGAACCGCAGCCGATATCGATTCTCAAGGAAACCACTCCTTCGGAGGATAAAATAAGGCTTTTCACCATTGTATTAGTTTAGCAGGTACCTGCTTCCGGTAGATGCCTATTTAGAGTGAACTTGTTAGTTTTCTATTTTAGCTGTGCAGCATTCATATCATCCATTTAGGACACTTCAATATAAGAAGGAGCAGAGTATTTATGACGTTAACCTTGTTCAAAAATGGCAATCTGTCAGCCGTCGGACGCCCGGAAGAGGATGCTGTACTGGTGGAGAATGGCATCATTAAGGCCATAGGAAAAAGCCGGGAGCTGTCCTTGCAGCTATCCGGGCGGGAACATGCAGTCATTGACTGGGACGGGGGGCATGTTCTGCCCGGTCTGGTTGATGCCCATGTGCATTTGGGGATGCACGGCATGAAGCTGGATATGCTGGACTTTACCGGCATGACCTCCAAAGAAGAGATGCTGCAGGCCATCGCAAAGCGGGCGGAGATTACCCCTCCAGGCGAATGGATTCTCGGCCTGAACTGGAACGAGAATGAATTCCAGCCTGCTGTAGCCCCGCATATGACCGAACTCGATGAGGTAACAGACCGCCATCCGGTGTTCCTGACCCGGACCTGCTTCCACGCCTTTCTCGGCAATAGTGAGGCTTTCCGGCGGGCAGGAGTCACAGCCTCAACTCCCGACTTTGCCTCCGGGGCTTATGGCCGTGACAGTGAAGGGAAGCTAAACGGCTGGATTTACGAGGATGCCGTTCAGCCATTTAATGCAGTGCAGCCGGCTCCGGATTATGCCGCCTTGAAAAAGGCAGTC encodes:
- a CDS encoding methyltransferase domain-containing protein, with product MRIDIGCGSSKESGYLGIDRVAYPGVDIICDINEEIPLPDNTAEFVMASRVLPYVNDLIAVMAEIYRISTHKAVVCILAPYAHSYPHSSNPFFKQKFDEYTPRYLTGSFFQPSCSPLSPVVPDYPVPPPPFDFRLLRMELFYQYPFDQSLYETEELDVLKTLQANVVHEIMYHFTVIKKDISQAELEAMSRIQYPEPHQLLERRRLARFRQDYY